One Phaeobacter sp. G2 genomic window carries:
- a CDS encoding helix-turn-helix domain-containing protein, producing the protein MLTIGKLGEAAGVKVPTIRYYEQIGLLREPDRSAGNQRLYGQSALDRLAFIRHARELGFPLDTIRDLLSLSDRPDQSCAAADVIARAQLAEVESRLARLTALKAELERMVVQCAGGRIADCRVIEVLGDHSLCATDHRHPESEGAS; encoded by the coding sequence ATGCTCACCATCGGAAAATTGGGCGAAGCGGCCGGCGTGAAGGTTCCGACGATCCGCTACTACGAGCAGATCGGGCTCCTGCGGGAGCCAGATCGCAGTGCCGGGAACCAGCGGCTCTATGGGCAGTCGGCACTGGATCGGCTAGCCTTCATCCGCCATGCGCGGGAGCTCGGTTTTCCGCTGGACACTATCCGAGATCTTCTGAGTCTCTCTGACAGACCCGATCAATCCTGCGCAGCCGCCGATGTCATCGCCAGGGCGCAACTGGCCGAGGTTGAAAGCCGCCTTGCGCGCCTGACTGCGCTGAAAGCCGAACTTGAGCGCATGGTCGTGCAATGTGCAGGCGGTCGGATCGCCGATTGCCGGGTCATTGAAGTTCTGGGCGACCATTCGCTATGCGCAACCGATCACCGGCATCCGGAGAGCGAGGGGGCATCGTGA
- a CDS encoding YnfA family protein has product MNAPGTLAIYIGAALAEIAGCFAVWAWMRQGASVLWLVPGLLSLAVFAWLLTLAPSDFAGRAYAAYGGVYIAASLLWLWLIEKQRPDTWDLTGAAICLIGAAVILLAPRVAGG; this is encoded by the coding sequence GTGAACGCACCCGGCACCCTCGCCATCTACATCGGTGCCGCTCTGGCCGAGATTGCGGGCTGCTTTGCGGTCTGGGCCTGGATGCGGCAAGGGGCGAGCGTGCTCTGGCTGGTCCCCGGCCTCCTGAGCCTGGCCGTCTTCGCTTGGCTCCTGACCCTTGCCCCCTCTGATTTCGCGGGGCGGGCCTACGCAGCTTATGGCGGGGTCTATATCGCAGCCTCGCTCCTCTGGCTGTGGCTCATCGAGAAGCAGCGCCCGGATACTTGGGACCTGACAGGTGCCGCAATCTGCCTCATCGGTGCGGCCGTCATCCTGTTGGCGCCGAGGGTGGCTGGTGGATGA